Proteins from a genomic interval of Niabella soli DSM 19437:
- a CDS encoding SDR family oxidoreductase: protein MKVLVTGANGLVGSYVIKQLLEAGYEVYASSKNADLSSFAGERYHFRQMDFIDPYAVLEVFESIRPEVVVHSGAMSKPDDCERNQADAYETNVAGTVQLLLNAADHKSFFIFLSTDFIFNGETGMHKEEDATSPLSYYGRTKQEAEEAVREYGHDWSIVRTVFVYGKPLYGRNCFLTMLAGKLRKNEPFRVVNDQERTPTYVADLAKGVIAIIEKRATGIFHLSGSDVFTPYQMAMQVAKFMGIAQHRLEPVSSAELNELARRPLKSGLDISKARAVLGYEPVSFEEGLRKTLGE, encoded by the coding sequence ATGAAAGTTTTAGTAACGGGCGCCAATGGCCTGGTGGGCAGTTATGTAATAAAGCAATTACTGGAAGCGGGGTATGAAGTGTACGCCTCTTCTAAAAATGCGGATCTTTCTTCCTTTGCGGGAGAACGCTACCATTTCCGGCAAATGGATTTTATCGACCCGTATGCAGTGCTGGAAGTATTTGAAAGCATTCGGCCGGAGGTGGTAGTACATTCCGGCGCTATGAGCAAACCGGATGATTGTGAGCGCAACCAGGCGGATGCTTATGAAACGAATGTTGCGGGAACGGTGCAGCTATTGTTGAATGCTGCGGATCATAAAAGTTTTTTCATTTTTCTGTCTACCGATTTTATTTTTAACGGGGAAACAGGCATGCATAAAGAAGAAGACGCAACAAGTCCGTTAAGCTACTATGGCAGAACCAAACAGGAAGCGGAGGAAGCGGTGCGGGAGTATGGGCACGACTGGTCGATAGTGCGCACTGTTTTCGTTTATGGGAAGCCCTTGTACGGGCGGAACTGCTTTCTAACCATGCTCGCGGGTAAACTGCGTAAAAACGAACCGTTCCGTGTGGTGAACGACCAGGAACGAACGCCTACCTATGTGGCAGATCTTGCTAAGGGAGTTATTGCAATTATAGAAAAACGCGCCACCGGTATTTTTCATCTAAGTGGCAGTGACGTATTCACCCCTTACCAGATGGCCATGCAGGTAGCCAAATTTATGGGTATAGCGCAACACCGGTTAGAACCGGTAAGCAGTGCGGAACTGAATGAATTGGCCCGGCGTCCGTTAAAAAGCGGGCTGGATATTTCAAAAGCGAGAGCGGTACTGGGGTACGAACCGGTTTCTTTTGAAGAAGGGCTGCGGAAAACACTGGGGGAATAG
- a CDS encoding GlxA family transcriptional regulator, with translation MKKIFVYVPINGVIEAITPAVRIFQTANDFLAANGLPPKFKVELTGLKKTITLSEGPYTITVDRLLKDVSEADLFIVPALLHPSMATAVEANSAAFPQLTALHAKGTEMASLCLGAFLLAATGVLDGKKCSTHWAYYNEFMQLYPQVTIASGSVITDEAGVYSSGGANSIWNLLLYLVEKYTNREMAILLAKFFAIDIDRNSQNAFSIFKGQKDHPDEDIIKAQDFIEKNISERIAIDQLASMIAVSRRSFERRFKQATNNTVLEYIQRVRIEAAKRKFESRRLNINEVMYDVGYTDTKAFRDVFKKVTGLTPIEYRNKYYKPNLDISFTPGYGLS, from the coding sequence ATGAAAAAAATCTTTGTTTATGTTCCCATAAACGGTGTCATTGAGGCCATTACACCCGCAGTGCGGATCTTTCAGACCGCTAATGATTTTCTTGCCGCTAATGGATTACCGCCTAAATTCAAAGTGGAATTAACGGGCCTGAAGAAAACCATCACTTTATCAGAAGGACCTTATACTATAACCGTAGACCGTTTGTTGAAAGATGTCAGCGAGGCGGATCTATTTATTGTTCCGGCCTTACTTCATCCTTCTATGGCAACTGCCGTTGAAGCTAACAGCGCCGCTTTTCCGCAGCTTACCGCTTTACATGCAAAAGGCACAGAGATGGCATCCTTATGCCTGGGCGCTTTTTTACTGGCGGCCACAGGAGTGCTGGATGGAAAAAAATGTTCCACCCATTGGGCCTATTATAATGAGTTCATGCAGCTATACCCGCAGGTAACCATCGCTTCGGGATCGGTAATAACCGATGAAGCAGGGGTTTATTCCAGCGGCGGCGCCAATTCTATCTGGAACCTGTTGCTTTACCTGGTAGAGAAATATACCAATCGTGAAATGGCGATCCTGCTGGCAAAATTTTTCGCAATCGATATTGACCGTAACAGCCAGAATGCCTTCTCCATTTTTAAAGGCCAGAAAGATCATCCTGACGAGGACATCATAAAAGCGCAGGATTTCATCGAAAAGAACATAAGCGAGCGCATCGCAATCGACCAACTGGCTTCCATGATCGCCGTGAGCCGGAGAAGCTTTGAGCGCCGGTTCAAGCAGGCCACTAACAACACCGTTTTGGAATATATTCAGCGCGTCCGGATCGAAGCCGCAAAACGGAAATTTGAATCCCGCCGCCTCAACATCAACGAAGTAATGTATGATGTAGGTTATACGGACACCAAGGCTTTCCGGGATGTGTTTAAAAAAGTTACGGGGTTAACGCCCATTGAGTACCGCAACAAATACTATAAGCCGAACCTGGATATTTCGTTTACCCCGGGCTATGGGCTTTCGTGA